In Candidatus Paceibacterota bacterium, one genomic interval encodes:
- a CDS encoding nucleoside-diphosphate kinase encodes MSHPKTERTLIILKPDAIQRTLMGEIIKRYERAGLKLIGLKMLVPSDKKIEDHYTLDPEWRRVTGEKTIKGYVDKGLTPPTDNPLEVTEKLLIRLKRYMTSGPVVAMVWQGAYAVAIVRKITGGTEPLKSDVGTIRGDFVLDSYQMSDSDNRSIRNLVHASGSVAEAEMEIKHWFEPSELIDYKHVQEQIIYDVNLDGILE; translated from the coding sequence ATGTCACACCCAAAAACTGAACGCACCCTTATCATCCTAAAACCAGATGCCATTCAACGCACTTTGATGGGGGAGATCATCAAGCGCTATGAGCGAGCAGGCCTAAAACTCATCGGATTAAAAATGCTCGTACCTTCGGATAAAAAAATCGAAGACCATTACACTCTTGATCCAGAGTGGCGTCGAGTGACCGGTGAAAAGACGATCAAGGGCTATGTGGACAAGGGATTGACTCCACCAACAGACAATCCTCTCGAAGTCACTGAAAAACTTCTTATAAGGTTAAAAAGATACATGACGAGCGGACCAGTGGTCGCCATGGTCTGGCAAGGAGCGTATGCCGTAGCGATAGTACGCAAAATCACTGGAGGAACAGAGCCTCTCAAGTCAGACGTGGGTACTATTCGAGGGGATTTTGTGCTCGACTCGTATCAAATGTCTGATAGTGACAATCGTTCAATTCGCAACCTCGTCCACGCTTCAGGCTCCGTCGCTGAGGCTGAAATGGAAATAAAACATTGGTTTGAGCCATCAGAGCTGATTGACTACAAACATGTTCAAGAACAAATTATTTATGACGTCAATCTTGATGGGATTTTGGAGTAA